ATGGGTCTCTAATGAGGCTCTTCAATCAGGCACAAATAAAACCTAATACAATGATACATCATTTATTCAGCTAAAACAGTAATTAACGAACTACTTTGATTAATACTACTAACTTTGCCATAACTCTACATTCAATTTCTCAAGTTCAATCTTTGATGAATAACAAGAATGAGATCCAGAAAGATATTTTATTTTTTTTATTCGATTAGACAGAAACTCAGAAACATACCCAGAGAAATTAGTTCCTTCATTACAAATGTATAAAAACATAAATCTTCAATAGGTTTCACAAACCAAACATTAAAGAGAAACCCTAAACAAAACAAAGCGACACCGTTTTCAACCCTTCTTGGGAGACTTCTTAGCCGGCGAAGAAGCTTTCTCTTTCTCACCGTGAGACGAACCAGTAGTCCTCTTAGGAAGCAGAACCGGGTTGATATTCGGAAGCACACCCCCACTCGCTATCGTCACACCGTGCAACAGCTTCCCCAGCTCCTCATCGTTCCTTATCGCCAAACAAAGATGCCTCGGGTTTATCCTGTTCTTCTTGTTATCCCTCGCCGCGTTCCCAGCTAGCTCAAGAACCTTTAACATAAACAGATAAAGATGATTAGAATCAAGATCCGTAAAAGATTTCAATCAGAGAGATCTACGGAAAATTATTACCTCGGCGGCGAGGTACTCGAGAACGGCGGCGAGGTAGACCGGAGCGCCGGAGCCGTACCTGATCGCGTAACGGCCTTTCTTTAGGTAACGAGCGATGCGGCCGACGGGGAACTGGAGACCGGCTTTGACGGACTTGGAGACGCTCTTCTTGCGGTCTCCTCCTCTTCTTCCACCTCTCGCTGCCTTGGTTGCTGGTGGTGATGACTCCATCGGATCTAAAGATAGTTGAGTACTGTTTGTGTAATGAGGACATAAGCAACATGTATATGTATATAAAATATCATGTTTATGCCACGCTGGCGATCCTAGTGTTAGTGAAGTTAACGGTTCAGATTGTATTTAGCTGGTTTTGATCCAACGGTCACTCTTTACTGTCAGAAAACAAGAGTATGTATTAATCTTTAGGTCCAAGACCTTCTCTTTATACAGGGTTTCATTCCTAAACTAATTTTACAAGATATATGAAAATTAATGACAATATATTCTAAGAGATATATATAGATATGTCAATATCCGAATAGAGATGGTAATCATGGAATTAGACCACGGGCCTGGCCCATAAAGGACTGTCGCGGGACGGTATTGGGATGAGGCATTCTAGGCCCGTAAATTTGCGGGCCTCGCGGGACGGATCTTTGTGGGACCGGGCTTTTTGCGGAATGGGCCGAAACGGGTCATGCGGGATTACATGGATCCGCATTTTTTTCATTTCTTATTTTACCTGAAAAAACGAGAAAGAGTGAGAAGAAAGTGATTCTTGTGAATTTTCCCCCAGAAAACATAAGGAGTTCCGGTGATGATGATTCGAGATCCGGCGATGACGATTCGAGCTCTGGTGGTGTTTTGATTTGGTTTTCTCTTTTTATTACACACAACTATGAATTGCTTTATTACAATGTGAGATTTCTTGTTTAAGTTGATTGGTTTTGTTTTCAGTACTATGAAATGGTGTTTTTCTTAAATTAAATTTAGTTACAATGATGTTGTCTAGGAGAAAAGTTAGTTGTATATCATGTCACTTGTATAATTTGACAAAGTGATTCACGGTTTTCTTTTCTTTGAAATCCAAAGAATTACAAAAAGAGATGGTTTGATGAAGACATACAACACTTAAGCCAAGTTATTACAAAGACAACAACTCAGTCAGATTCAAACTTAATAAAATCTTATGCTGATAACCAAAAAAAGGCTTTTAACTCAAGAACGCAAGCACAAACAGAGCTTTATGGCATTGATTTCGATAAGGCTTTAGTGAATCTTAATGAGCTCTCTTCAACTCTCTTACACAGCTCTTCCACTTGAACATTCATGAAGGAAACTGTAGTAGGCGGTTTGATAAGGAAGCATCCTGCGGGACGGCCCGCGAAGGTCTATATGTTCTGTGATACGGGTTTGGGTCGGCATTCTGAGGACCGCAGCCCGCGCGGGACAGGCCCGTTGTAACCCGCTCGATGACAAACCCGTCATGGTACGAGACCAGACGGGATGGATAAACCTTTTTGACATCTCAATATTCGAATACCCTCCTTCAAGTTGGAGAGTGTAGATTTTGAACTCCCAACTTGATATGAAATGCTCCAAACTCTTTCTTCCCAAGAGCTTTTGTCAATATATCAGCCAGTTGCATCTTTTTGGAGACATGCTTCGTTGTGATGAAGCCTCTAACTATCTCGTCTCGTATAAAATGATAACTGACACCCACATGTTTAGTCTTCTCATGACATACCGGATTTGCCGTCATATAAATCGAGGAGATATTGTCACAATGAACCGGTATAGGGGCATCAAATCGAACTCCAAGTGTAAAAAGTAGATTCCTCAACCAAAGCAACTCTTGAATTGTATCAGACATCGCTTTATACTCCGCTTCCATCGATGATCTTGACACTGTGTCTTGTTTATATGTTCTCCATGAGACCGGAGAATTTCCCAGCTGTATAAACCGTGGCACCGTGCCATCAAAGATCGTCTAGTAAGAGGACATCCTCCCCAATCTGCATCACACCAAGCAGTAAGTGTAAGGGGCTCACCCACTTTCAGCAACATGCCTTGACCAAGATTCCACTTCAGATATCTAACAACTCTCATAGCAGAATCCATATGATCCTGTTTCGGAGTCTGCACAAATTGTGAGAGTATGTGGATCGCGTATGACAACTCTGGCCGAGTCAGTCGTAGATAAATCAATCTCCCTACAAGTCCTTGATATCTTTTTGGGTCAGAGATTGTTGCACCAGTCGCACGAGCGAGTTGGTGATTCTGATCCATTGGAAACGACGCAGGTTTAGCTCCAAGCAGTCCTGCTTCAGTGATAATATCCAGAGCAAACTTCCTTTGGCACAAGTATATACCTGATGCACTTTAGCCACTTTAATCCCCAAAAAATACTTGAGAATTTCGAGATCCTTCATCTTAAAACATGTACAAAAATAATTCTTGAATGTCGATATTACCTTAGAGGAATTACCAATAATAATCAGACCGTCTACATAGATCAGTACATGAATCTGAACTCCAGCTTGATTATAGACAAATAGAGAATAATCTGGAACAGACTGAATAAAGCCATAGTCTATCAATGCTTTAGACAGTTTAGCAAACCAACACCTTGGTGTTTGTTTAAGCCCATAGAGAGACTTGTGTAACTTACACACTTTGCTCTGATCTTCCGCTCGAAAGCTCGGTGGTAACTGCATGTACACTTCCTCCTCTAGATCTCCATGCAAGAAATCGTTATGCACATCCATCTGATGTACCTCCCAATCATGTGAAGCAACAATCTCAAGAAAACATCTTATGGTTGTCATTTTCGCAACTGGTGTGAATGTTTCAGTGTAGTCCTCACCTTCCACTTGGTGATTACAAACACAACCAGTTGAGCTTTGTACCGTTCGATAGTTCCATCAGCTCTGTATTTTATGCAATATACCCATCCACATCTGAGAGCCTTTTTCCCAGTTGGTAATGTTACCACAGTCCACGTTCCACTATCTTCAAGTGCTACTATCTCATGATTCATAGCGTCTCGAAAATGTTCATCTTCCACGGCATGAGCGTAATGCCTTGGAACTGTATTAAAGGTAATAGCTGCAAGAAAACATATGCGATCAGCTGAAAACCTGTCACATGACACAAAGTCTTCGATCGGGTAAAAAAATGTTGCATGAACTGTATTTCCAACAAAATCTCTCAATCTTGTTGATCTCATTTTTGTTCTATAACCTCGGCCCAGAGTTTCTGCCTCATTGCTTGTATCTTCTGTAACTAACGCATAGTCAGTAAGTCCTTGTTCCACACCTTCTAAGTTAGGGACAATACTTATTTCTTCAACTCCATCTAACTCGGTTGGAAAAAATTCTGTCGCACTCTGTCTCAGGCTCTGTCACAGCCCCTGCCTCGGACTCTATCCCTGCTACTCCTATCTCAACTGAATGATCATTATCCTTGATGTTAAGAGTTTTCAAGGCTCCTAAGACAAATGTTGTAGTATNNNNNNNNNNNNNNNNNNNNNNNNNNNNNNNNNNNNNNNNNNNNNNNNNNNNNNNNNNNNNNNNNNNNNNNNNNNNNNNNNNNNNNNNNNNNNNNNNNNNTCGTCGGAATAACGATATTCCGACGAAATTCCGACGATTTTTTCCCTAAGAATCCTTGATGTTTTCTTGTAGTGGTTGTTGTACTGAAAGTTGGGCTCTTTCTTGTACCAGCTACCATTGTTGTTGATGAAACATAACTCTTCTTGCCCTTCCAAACCCTCAACTTCATGGACAACATGTGTTGCTTCTTGGTTTGGGGTACCAACAAAGTGCAGCTGCTCTTGTGTGGCTTTATCAGCAAGGAGGATGTCTATCTTATCCTGGAGAGCTTTGATCTCTTTCCTCGTCTACTTATCATCACCCCTACTGCCCTTGTCGTGATCTGCACTGTAGACTGCATCACTCTTCACCATGTTGTCAACCAGCTCTTCTGCATCATCTTCAGTTCTTCCTAAGAAGAACCCATTGCTAGCTGTATCCAATCTGGCTCTGTACTTAGGAAGGGCACCTCTGTAGAAGGTACTGAGCAAGCTCTCCTTAGAGAAACCATGATGTGGGCATTTGGTTTGATAGCCTTTGAATCTCTCCCANNNNNNNNNNNNNNNNNNNNNNNNNNNNNNNNNNNNNNNNNNNNNNNNNNNNNNNNNNNNNNNNNNNNNNNNNNNNNNNNNNNNNNNNNNNNNNNNNNNNNNNNNNNNNNNNNNNNNNNNNNNNNNNNNNNNNNNNNNNNNNNNNNNNNNNNNNNNNNNNNNNNNNNNNNNNNNNNNNNNNNNNNNNNNNNNNNNNNNNNNNNNNNNNNNNNNNNNNNNNNNNNNNNNNNNNNNNNNNNNNNNNNNNNNNNNNNNNNNNNNNNNNNNNNNNNNNNNNNNNNNNNNNNNNNNNNNNNNNNNNNNNNNNNNNNNNNNNNNNNNNNNNNNNNNNNNNNNNNNNNNNNNNNNNNNNNNNNNNNNNNNNNNNNNNNNNNNNNNNNNNNNNNNNNNNNNNNNNNNNNNNNNNNNNNNNNNNNNNNNNNNNNNNNNNNNNNNNNNNNNNNNNNNNNNNNNNNNNNNNNNNNNNNNNNNNNNNNNNNNNNNNNNNNNNNNNNNNNNNNNNNNNNNNNNNNNNNNNNNNNNNNNNNNNNNNAATAACAAAACTGATCAATTGATTCAAGAGATGACTTTCCAAATGTTTTTGGTGGTTTTTCCTAAGAACAAAGATGGATCCCCTTCTGGTGGCTTACAGAGTATTAAAACATAGG
This genomic interval from Brassica oleracea var. oleracea cultivar TO1000 chromosome C2, BOL, whole genome shotgun sequence contains the following:
- the LOC106324794 gene encoding probable histone H2A.5; this translates as MESSPPATKAARGGRRGGDRKKSVSKSVKAGLQFPVGRIARYLKKGRYAIRYGSGAPVYLAAVLEYLAAEVLELAGNAARDNKKNRINPRHLCLAIRNDEELGKLLHGVTIASGGVLPNINPVLLPKRTTGSSHGEKEKASSPAKKSPKKG